In Leifsonia sp. PS1209, the genomic stretch GACCGTGTAGTAGAAGTCGGCGCCGAGCTTGTCCATCTTGTTGACGAAGCAGATGCGCGGGACGTTGTACTTGTCGGCCTGACGCCAGACGGTCTCGGACTGGGGCTCGACGCCCTCCTTGCCGTCGAAGACGGCGACGGCGCCGTCGAGGACGCGGAGCGAACGCTCCACCTCGACGGTGAAGTCCACGTGACCCGGGGTGTCGATGATGTTGATCTGGTTCTTGTTCCAGAAACAGGTGACGGCCGCGGACGTGATGGTGATGCCGCGCTCCTTCTCCTGCTCCATCCAGTCGGTCGTCGAAGCGCCGTCGTGGGTCTCGCCGATCTTGTGGTTGACGCCCGTGTAGAACAGGATGCGCTCGGTCGTAGTGGTCTTGCCGGCATCGATGTGGGCCATGATGCCGATGTTGCGGACCTTGTTCAGGTCGGTGAGCACGTCCTGTGCCACAGGGTTCCTCCGAAAAGTAGAAAGGTGAAGGGGTGCCGGCCCGGGTGGGGCACTCCATGGAGTACAACACCCGGACCGGCGTGGTAATGCCCGAACCGGGATTACCAGCGAGCCGGATTTACCAGCGGTAGTGCGCGAAGGCCTTGTTCGACTCGGCCATCTTGTGCGTGTCCTCGCGACGCTTGACAGCGGCGCCGAGGCCGTTCGACGCGTCGAGGATCTCGTTGGTGAGGCGCTCGGTCATGGTCTTCTCGCGACGACCCTTGGCGTAGCTGGTGAGCCAGCGCAGCGCGAGCGTGTTCGCGCGGTGCGGCTTGACCTCGACGGGGACCTGGTAGGTCGAGCCGCCGACGCGGCGGCTGCGGACCTCGAGGGTCGGGCGGACGTTGTCGAGCGCCTTCTTGAGCGTGACGACGGCATCCTGACCGGACTTGGAGGCGACGCCTTCGAGCGCGTCATACACGATGCGCTCAGCGAGGCCCTTCTTGCCGTCGAGCAGGATCTTGTTGACGAGCTGGCTGACGATCGGTGCGCCGTAGACCGGGTCTGCGACGACGGGGCGCTTGGGAGCTGGACCCTTGCGAGGCATTACTTCTTCTCCATCTTCGCGCCGTACCGGCTGCGAGCCTGCTTGCGGTTCTTGACGGCCTGGGTGTCCAGCGCGCCACGGACGATCTTGTAGCGAACACCGGGGAGGTCCTTCACACGACCGCCGCGGACGAGCACCATCGAGTGCTCCTGCAGGTTGTGGCCCTCACCGGGGATGTAGGCCGTGACCTCTGTCCCGTTGGAAAGCTTGACGCGAGCCACCTTGCGGAGAGCCGAGTTCGGCTTCTTCGGGGTGGTGGTGTAGACGCGGGTGCACACGCCGCGCTGCTGGGGGTTGGCCTTCAGGGCGGGCGCCTTGGTCTTTGTGACCTTGGGGCTGCGGCCCTTCCGAACCAACTGCTGAATGGTTGGCACTGAACTTCTCCTTATATGGACTGCACGGTGACAGGTGTTGCTTCCCCGAGCCAGGGCACGCCCTGCTGGGCGTGTCTTTTCTCAGGGGGACCGATCGACGTTCAGAAGTGTTCGTCATCGATATGCCGTGGGGGCTGGACTCCCGTGCGGTTGTCCTGCCCATCGGATGAGTACGTGCCTGCCCACTCGCGGTGGCCATTCCTGGGCACCAGACGAGCGCGCGACAGAGCGCACACCCGATAAATCTTAGCTCGCGGGCAGCGCCCGGTCAAATGGATGCGGGTGCGCGCGGCGCGTCTGCAGCCCGCGATCTCCCCGCTGGGAGTATACGGCGAAGCGCGGGCATCCATCGTGGATGCCCGCGCTTCGCGGTGGAGGCGGCGAGACTCAGCCGCCGATGCCCTTGGCGAGCTCGCTGTCGACGTTCTGCAGTGCGTCAGCGGCCTTGGTGAGGAACTGCGACATCCCGTCGAGACCGTTCACCGCGTCGGTCGTGCCCTTGGTGAACTGCTCGTACGAGGTGTGGAATGCGCCCGAGGCCTGGTCGGTGACGAAGCCGCCGTTGACGAGTCCGTTGACCAGGTTCTGCAGTTCGTGGAGCTTGGCGGTGATGTCGTCCTTGCCCGAGATGAGGCGGTTGGCGGCATCGGTCATCTCGCCGTACGTGACGTTCATGTTTGCCATGATGTCGTTCCCTTCGTGTTGTCCGAGAGGCCAACCCCTCGGCCGACCAGTGATATCAAACTATCCGTGGATGCTGGTGGAGTGGAATGGGGAGCACTCCCCATGCGCCTCCCCCGGCGGTCCCCTACGCGGCGGACTCCCCGGAGCCCAGCTCCTCGCCCGCGCGCCAGAACTGCGTCGCGCAGACGATGCCCGCGACGATCAGCACGAGGCCGAGCGCGACGAACGAGAGCGTCCAGGGCAGCGCGTCTGCGAGCTCGGCGCTGGAGGAGGTCGGGCCGACGGCGGAGGACAGCGGGGTGAACGCGAGCACCAGGATCACGCCGCCGAGGCCGGAGAGCCAGAGGTCGAAGCGCCAGCGGTAGTCGAAGAAGCGCCAGAAGCGGCGGCCGGGCGCATCCACTCCCTGCTGCACCTTTCCTGCGGCCTGCGCGCGGTAGAAGGAGAGCTTCTTGATGAGCGAGGTGATCGCTGCGACGGTCACGCCGAAGCCGATCGAGCCGTAGATGACCCAGTAGCGCGAGAAGTCGTTCTCGTCGCCGACGCTCGCCGGCCAGCCGCCGGTGAACCAGGAGACGACGGGCACCACGACGAGGAGCACGGAGATCAGCAGGCCGACGACGATCCAGAAGACGTGCCAGCCGACGGGGAGGACGCGGAACCGGGACACCATGCTCGCCGACGGCAGCACCGTGTCCGGAGGCGCCGGGTTGCGCTTCATCGCACCCCTGCGCAGCTGCTCACCGGCGACGAGGCCGCACATCGCGAGCAGCAGGATCACGCCGGGGGTCGCGCCCATCGCGACGGCGGCGACGCCGCGGATGCCGTCGAGCGAACCGTCGTCCGGGCCTCCGGCGACGGCGGTCATCACGAGACCGCCGCCGACCAGCAGCACGAACGCGATGGCGGCGAGGATGCCCCCGCCCACGCTGAGCACACGCCCGAATGCCCGGTTCGATGCCGCGACCCGCTCCCTGCGCTGTGCGAGCGCCTCCTCGGTCAGTTCGTCGGTCACGAGACCTCCTCGGTCTGCAGTTCGGCCCAGGTGAGGGAATCGACGATCGCGTCGAAGAAGAGCGTGTACAGCTCGGGGTCGTGGGCGGTGGGGGCGGAGACGCTGACGGTCAGCAGGCCGGCGTCCGCCGGGTACGGCACCGAGTATTCGAGGTAGAGGGACGGCTCGCGCGTCTCCCCGATGACGTCCTCGCCGATCTCCCGGATGCGGGCGACCGGTCCCGTGCGCTGCTCGATGAGCTGCGCGCCGGGCGTCGCGGCGGCGAGCCGTTCGGCGAGAGGGCGCTCGGCGTCGACCTCCTCCGGCCACGCGCGGTCGCGCGCGATGAGGGCTGCGGGCAGCGGGATGCCGGGGAGGACTTCGAGCGACATCCAGAACGCGGTGGCGCCGGCGGCCCGCGCGCGCTCTGCCGTGCTCACCAACTCCTCGCGCGCATCCCGTCTCATCCGCGCCAGGCGGTCGTTGCGGCCGACCTGCTGCAGCACCAGGGTCCGGATGCGCTCGCGCATGGTCTCCTCGTCGACCAGCGGGATGTCGGCCCAGGTGCCGGGGAGGATGATCGAGTACGAGCCCTGCGGGGAACGGGCGGTGTACGTCATGCGTCCACCCTGTCCGCGAGGGTGACGGTGAGCGTCGCGACCAGCGCCTGCACGTCGGAGGCCATATCGGTGAACACGCCGAGGTTCTCCGCCGACGC encodes the following:
- the rpsG gene encoding 30S ribosomal protein S7, producing the protein MPRKGPAPKRPVVADPVYGAPIVSQLVNKILLDGKKGLAERIVYDALEGVASKSGQDAVVTLKKALDNVRPTLEVRSRRVGGSTYQVPVEVKPHRANTLALRWLTSYAKGRREKTMTERLTNEILDASNGLGAAVKRREDTHKMAESNKAFAHYRW
- the rpsL gene encoding 30S ribosomal protein S12, producing MPTIQQLVRKGRSPKVTKTKAPALKANPQQRGVCTRVYTTTPKKPNSALRKVARVKLSNGTEVTAYIPGEGHNLQEHSMVLVRGGRVKDLPGVRYKIVRGALDTQAVKNRKQARSRYGAKMEKK
- a CDS encoding WXG100 family type VII secretion target is translated as MANMNVTYGEMTDAANRLISGKDDITAKLHELQNLVNGLVNGGFVTDQASGAFHTSYEQFTKGTTDAVNGLDGMSQFLTKAADALQNVDSELAKGIGG